One genomic segment of Amycolatopsis sp. WQ 127309 includes these proteins:
- a CDS encoding IclR family transcriptional regulator, with amino-acid sequence MAVNSTAGRKPAAASDNTGTEAAARVADVLLLFTGGPRYLGVSAISRELDLSKAVVYRILQSLVSREMLATDPGVAGYRLGPAAVALGASALRRFDARVAATPVLRRLREETGETTTLSGLVGDERVYLDQFESPREIKMTVELGRRFPLHAGSSGKVILASLAEDRREALLHRELPALTEHTITTAEQLREALAEVARDGVAVSLGERQPGAGSVAAPLFGPDGEVHGSISICGPQYRFTPDAVSRYRDLVREAAAEIRQSWAWLQESGGR; translated from the coding sequence TTGGCCGTCAACAGTACCGCCGGGCGCAAGCCCGCCGCCGCGTCGGACAACACTGGTACCGAGGCCGCCGCGCGGGTGGCCGATGTGTTGCTGCTCTTCACCGGTGGGCCCCGGTACCTGGGCGTCAGCGCTATCAGCCGCGAGCTGGACCTCTCCAAGGCCGTCGTCTACCGGATCCTGCAGTCGCTCGTCTCGCGCGAGATGCTCGCCACCGATCCCGGCGTCGCCGGTTACCGGCTCGGGCCCGCGGCCGTCGCTCTTGGGGCGAGTGCTCTGCGCCGGTTCGACGCGCGTGTTGCCGCCACACCCGTGCTGCGGCGGCTGCGTGAGGAGACCGGGGAAACCACCACGTTGTCCGGACTGGTCGGTGACGAACGGGTGTACCTCGACCAGTTCGAGAGCCCGCGTGAGATCAAGATGACCGTGGAACTGGGCCGGCGGTTCCCGCTGCACGCCGGTTCTTCCGGCAAGGTGATCCTCGCGTCGCTGGCCGAAGACCGCCGGGAAGCGTTGCTGCACCGGGAACTTCCCGCGCTGACCGAGCACACGATCACCACCGCCGAGCAGCTGCGCGAAGCCCTCGCCGAGGTGGCCCGTGACGGCGTCGCCGTGTCGCTCGGCGAACGGCAGCCCGGCGCGGGGTCCGTCGCCGCTCCCCTGTTCGGGCCGGACGGTGAGGTGCACGGCTCCATCAGCATCTGCGGCCCGCAGTACCGCTTCACCCCCGACGCCGTGAGCCGCTACCGCGACCTCGTGCGCGAAGCCGCGGCGGAGATCCGGCAGAGCTGGGCCTGGCTGCAGGAGTCCGGCGGCCGGTAG
- a CDS encoding MarR family winged helix-turn-helix transcriptional regulator, with translation MERSSGAELALLLLRGFRSMVDDVSMELADHGHPKVRPADEFALRAVDNGADTASELARHLSVTKQAAAQRIAILEDLGYVEREADQADARRKRLRVTPHGHEMMRIGGTLLDEVRNRWAAEIGPAELAALEAHLTRLTAGTTPVVDAPE, from the coding sequence ATGGAGCGATCCTCGGGTGCCGAGCTGGCGCTCCTGCTGCTGCGCGGGTTCCGGTCGATGGTGGACGACGTCTCGATGGAGCTGGCCGACCACGGGCACCCGAAGGTCCGCCCCGCCGACGAGTTCGCCCTGCGCGCGGTCGACAACGGCGCCGACACGGCGTCGGAGCTGGCCCGGCACCTGTCGGTCACCAAGCAGGCGGCGGCCCAGCGGATCGCCATCCTGGAGGACCTGGGCTACGTCGAGCGCGAAGCCGACCAGGCCGACGCCCGCCGCAAGCGCCTGCGGGTCACGCCCCACGGCCACGAGATGATGCGCATCGGCGGCACCCTGTTGGACGAGGTCCGCAACCGCTGGGCGGCGGAGATCGGCCCGGCCGAGCTGGCGGCCCTCGAAGCGCACCTGACCCGGCTCACCGCGGGAACGACCCCGGTCGTCGACGCACCCGAGTAG
- a CDS encoding alpha/beta fold hydrolase yields MNLPGVDHHRVNVNGTELHYVTAGATGSPVLLVHGFPESWWVFHKLIPLLAAHHRVFAVDLRGFGDSDVAGDDHDSVTAANDLAALITELDLGPVHLTGQDVSGGTTFRLAATRPELVRSYAAIETGLPGFGVEALADVTHGGAWHIGVLVAPGIPELLLAGREREFLAGYAIPALNATPDAFTDADIDELARTYKRPGAFRGASGLYRSMLREGDEIRELAKEKLGIPVLTVSGRPGEFLPSTMRQVATDVTTVTLDGVGHYVAMAAPGRLADAMLRFYRDVELP; encoded by the coding sequence ATGAACCTCCCCGGCGTCGACCACCACCGCGTGAACGTCAACGGCACCGAACTGCACTACGTCACCGCGGGGGCGACCGGTTCGCCCGTCCTCCTGGTGCACGGCTTCCCCGAGTCCTGGTGGGTCTTCCACAAACTGATCCCGCTGCTCGCCGCGCACCATCGGGTGTTCGCGGTCGACCTGCGCGGCTTCGGCGACTCCGACGTCGCGGGCGACGACCACGACAGCGTCACCGCCGCGAACGACCTGGCCGCCCTGATCACGGAACTGGACCTCGGCCCCGTCCACCTGACCGGGCAGGACGTCAGTGGCGGCACGACGTTCCGGCTCGCTGCCACGCGTCCGGAGCTGGTGCGCAGCTACGCGGCCATCGAGACCGGCCTGCCCGGGTTCGGCGTCGAGGCGCTGGCCGACGTCACCCACGGCGGTGCCTGGCACATCGGCGTGCTCGTCGCGCCCGGGATCCCCGAGCTGCTGCTGGCCGGGCGCGAACGGGAATTCCTCGCCGGGTACGCCATTCCCGCGCTCAACGCCACGCCGGACGCGTTCACCGACGCCGACATCGACGAGCTCGCCCGCACCTACAAGCGGCCCGGCGCGTTCCGGGGCGCGAGCGGCCTCTACCGGTCGATGCTCCGCGAAGGCGACGAGATCCGTGAGCTGGCGAAAGAGAAGCTCGGGATCCCGGTGCTCACCGTCAGCGGCCGGCCGGGCGAGTTCCTGCCGTCGACGATGCGTCAGGTCGCCACGGACGTGACGACCGTGACGCTCGACGGTGTCGGGCACTACGTGGCCATGGCGGCACCCGGGCGGCTCGCGGACGCGATGCTGCGCTTCTACCGCGACGTCGAGCTTCCTTGA
- a CDS encoding NAD(P)/FAD-dependent oxidoreductase, whose product MRLGKTAVVLGGSAAGLCSAGALAPYFDQVLVLERDELPAEAEHRRGVPQSKHPHFLLNSGRRAIGALFPGFEDDLVAAGGLHLMPSLDAAYLDGAGWSARKRSAMTMIYSSRILIERVLRDKVRGLANVVVREGVTVSGLTTRDGAITGVVTADGGEEPADLVVDALGRGSSVSAWLVAAGWPEVEARTLDAKVTYTSRWYDLPTERPASWWWQHLVIMPTPDQGEHPAEHDFLVNFFPIEGDRVIACMGSWGLEMPRTTDAFVETARRVRTPLFAAAMDRCAPTSEVHLTRSTGNKWRRYDRLPGPPRGLVSVGDSICAFNPFYAQGISSAAGSALLLREHLSRAGALDAGFVPRFLAAQRKLLGVPWSLAMARDQGYACAAGTEKPPEWRRRIVAALSAPAFSLIVGAAREYEVVDEHFAKVFNLDESLGEMLRNPRVLAGLVRYRLRAALGRHRVPFGFDPQAEPPATDYSPAAAPAGAR is encoded by the coding sequence ATGCGGCTCGGCAAGACGGCCGTCGTCCTCGGCGGCAGCGCCGCCGGTCTGTGCAGCGCCGGGGCGCTCGCCCCCTACTTCGACCAGGTGCTGGTGCTGGAACGCGACGAGCTGCCCGCCGAGGCCGAGCACCGCCGGGGCGTGCCGCAGAGCAAGCACCCGCACTTCCTGCTGAACTCGGGCCGGCGCGCGATCGGGGCACTGTTCCCCGGCTTCGAGGACGACCTCGTCGCCGCTGGGGGACTGCACCTGATGCCGTCCCTGGACGCCGCCTACCTCGACGGCGCGGGCTGGTCGGCCCGCAAGCGCAGCGCGATGACGATGATCTACAGCTCGCGGATCCTCATCGAACGCGTGCTGCGCGACAAGGTGCGCGGCCTGGCCAACGTCGTCGTCCGCGAAGGCGTCACCGTGAGCGGCCTGACCACCCGCGACGGTGCGATCACCGGTGTCGTCACCGCCGATGGCGGCGAGGAGCCCGCCGACCTCGTGGTCGACGCGCTCGGCCGCGGCTCCTCGGTCAGCGCGTGGCTGGTGGCGGCGGGCTGGCCCGAGGTCGAGGCGCGGACGCTCGACGCCAAGGTCACCTACACCTCACGCTGGTACGACCTGCCCACCGAACGGCCCGCGTCGTGGTGGTGGCAGCACCTGGTGATCATGCCGACGCCGGACCAGGGCGAACACCCCGCCGAGCACGACTTCCTGGTCAACTTCTTCCCGATCGAAGGCGACCGCGTCATCGCGTGCATGGGTTCGTGGGGGCTCGAGATGCCGCGCACCACCGACGCCTTCGTCGAGACGGCGCGCCGCGTGCGGACGCCGTTGTTCGCCGCCGCGATGGACCGGTGCGCACCCACCTCGGAAGTGCACCTGACGCGCTCGACGGGCAACAAGTGGCGCCGTTACGACCGGCTGCCCGGTCCGCCGCGGGGGCTGGTGTCCGTCGGGGACTCGATCTGCGCGTTCAACCCGTTCTACGCGCAGGGCATCAGCTCCGCGGCGGGCTCGGCTTTGCTGCTGCGCGAGCACCTTTCCCGCGCCGGAGCGCTCGACGCCGGGTTCGTGCCGAGGTTCCTGGCCGCGCAGCGCAAGCTGCTCGGCGTGCCGTGGTCCCTGGCCATGGCGCGGGACCAGGGTTACGCGTGCGCGGCCGGCACGGAGAAACCGCCGGAGTGGCGGCGGCGCATCGTCGCGGCGTTGTCCGCGCCCGCGTTCAGCCTCATCGTCGGGGCCGCCCGGGAGTACGAAGTGGTCGACGAGCACTTCGCCAAGGTGTTCAACCTCGACGAGTCGCTGGGGGAGATGCTGCGGAACCCGCGGGTGCTCGCCGGGCTCGTGCGCTACCGCCTCCGCGCCGCGCTGGGGCGGCACCGGGTGCCCTTCGGGTTCGACCCCCAGGCCGAGCCGCCGGCCACGGACTACTCGCCGGCCGCGGCACCGGCCGGCGCCCGGTGA
- a CDS encoding TetR/AcrR family transcriptional regulator, translating to MGYHGWRGNPPGTEDEARRRIVEAATACLDRAGLAKTSLSDVAAEAGVTRQTVYRYFPGLKDILRAVGLAGVEEFAGRMARHLASFGTAAEAAVEAVVFAVRTVPGEPYLGLLLQAGEGEYFTAGVTSQLAFSAGAGILRNVPVDWAAAGVETDDDLQGLAEILMRLFLSFLQYPSTPAPTDDELRALVRRWLGPALGG from the coding sequence ATGGGGTACCACGGCTGGCGGGGCAACCCGCCCGGCACCGAAGACGAGGCACGCCGCCGCATCGTCGAAGCGGCGACGGCGTGCCTCGACCGGGCCGGGCTCGCCAAGACCAGCCTCTCCGACGTCGCCGCCGAGGCCGGGGTGACGAGGCAGACCGTCTACCGCTACTTCCCGGGCCTGAAGGACATCCTCCGCGCCGTGGGCCTGGCCGGCGTCGAGGAGTTCGCCGGGCGGATGGCGCGGCACCTGGCCTCGTTCGGGACCGCCGCCGAAGCCGCCGTGGAGGCGGTGGTGTTCGCCGTCCGGACGGTCCCGGGCGAGCCCTACCTCGGCCTGCTCCTGCAGGCGGGCGAAGGCGAGTACTTCACCGCCGGCGTCACCTCGCAGCTCGCCTTCTCGGCCGGGGCGGGGATCCTGCGCAACGTCCCGGTCGACTGGGCCGCGGCCGGCGTCGAAACCGACGACGACCTCCAGGGCCTGGCCGAGATCCTGATGCGGTTGTTCCTGTCGTTCCTGCAGTACCCCTCGACCCCCGCCCCCACCGACGACGAGCTGCGTGCGCTCGTCCGCCGCTGGCTCGGCCCGGCGCTGGGCGGCTGA
- a CDS encoding alpha/beta hydrolase: protein MRTLVVATALGLALSATPAAASTTPHLPRPTGSQPVGVASLSLVDTSRPDPWVPSVPYRELMVSVFYPAASAHGPAKPYMTPLESERNLEREGIPGLPLDALSTVRTNAVVDAPAAGRRHSLPMVVLSPGWTQPRAVLSGLAEDLASHGYVVTVIDHTYENRATTFPDGHVTGCAACDVDDQPGIWEKVAATRSADTSFVLDALIGPHPKWRGSALIDPQRVGMAGHSAGGANTLQAMLADPRVRAGIDIDGSTHVPLPASGLSRPVLFLGSMDDYTPGTPNPYDDWETDWPHLTGWKRWLMVSGTVHSSFTDLGVLADQLGVDIGASIEGTRALAITRAYAGAFFEQHLRCRPQPLLAAPSPAYPEVSFIR, encoded by the coding sequence ATGCGCACACTCGTTGTCGCCACCGCGTTGGGTCTCGCGTTGTCCGCGACACCCGCCGCGGCGAGCACGACACCGCACCTGCCCAGACCGACCGGGTCGCAACCGGTCGGTGTCGCCTCACTGTCGCTTGTGGACACTTCACGGCCGGATCCCTGGGTGCCGTCGGTGCCCTACCGGGAGCTGATGGTCTCCGTCTTCTACCCGGCGGCCTCGGCGCACGGGCCGGCGAAGCCGTACATGACGCCGCTGGAGTCCGAACGCAACCTCGAACGGGAGGGCATTCCCGGCCTGCCGCTGGACGCCCTGAGCACCGTGCGGACCAACGCCGTCGTCGACGCGCCGGCGGCCGGGCGGCGCCACAGCCTGCCGATGGTCGTGCTGTCACCGGGCTGGACCCAGCCCCGGGCCGTGCTCAGCGGCCTGGCCGAGGACCTGGCGAGCCACGGCTACGTCGTCACCGTCATCGACCACACCTACGAGAACCGCGCCACCACCTTCCCCGACGGCCACGTCACCGGCTGCGCCGCCTGCGACGTCGACGACCAGCCGGGGATCTGGGAGAAGGTGGCGGCGACACGGTCGGCCGACACGTCGTTCGTGCTGGACGCGCTGATCGGCCCGCACCCGAAGTGGCGTGGCAGCGCGCTGATCGACCCGCAGCGGGTCGGCATGGCCGGGCACTCCGCCGGCGGCGCCAACACCCTGCAGGCGATGCTCGCCGACCCGCGCGTCCGGGCCGGGATCGACATCGACGGCTCGACCCACGTCCCGCTGCCCGCGTCCGGGCTGTCCCGGCCGGTCCTGTTCCTGGGCAGCATGGACGACTACACCCCGGGCACGCCGAACCCGTACGACGACTGGGAAACCGACTGGCCGCACCTGACCGGCTGGAAGCGCTGGCTCATGGTGTCGGGCACGGTGCACAGCTCGTTCACCGACCTCGGCGTGCTGGCCGATCAGCTGGGCGTCGACATCGGCGCGTCGATCGAGGGGACCCGCGCGCTGGCGATCACGCGGGCCTACGCCGGGGCGTTCTTCGAGCAGCACCTGCGCTGCCGGCCCCAGCCCCTGCTGGCCGCGCCGTCGCCCGCCTACCCGGAGGTGAGTTTCATCCGCTGA
- a CDS encoding ABC transporter permease subunit — MTWLAWRQIRVPALAVFAALLLIAVILAITGPDLVGRTNFSDQDTLFGGTILALYLLPAVIGLFWGAPMITRELEHGTHNLVWNQTITRKRWLTTKLLVGVPAAMVAAGVLSLAVTWWASPIDALASSATNGETLSRISPVVFAARGVVPVGYAVFALVLGVAVGMVLRRTVAAMAVTLVVLAAVLLAVPLYVRPYLLPAVQQDVSIGNSAIRNISGNGDGVIEEIGVETPAGVWLLADETVDPAGNVVTPLPDFVQNCVPKPGDRGGPPDPRGVDACMAQLDTRGYHQRLTYQPGSRFWPLQWLELALLLAVSALLTWFCYRRIRHLS; from the coding sequence ATGACCTGGTTGGCCTGGCGCCAGATCCGCGTCCCCGCGCTGGCGGTGTTCGCCGCGCTGCTCCTGATCGCCGTGATCCTCGCGATCACCGGCCCGGACCTGGTGGGCCGCACGAACTTCTCGGACCAGGACACGCTGTTCGGCGGCACGATCCTCGCGCTGTACCTGCTGCCCGCGGTCATCGGCCTGTTCTGGGGCGCGCCGATGATCACCCGCGAGCTGGAGCACGGCACGCACAACCTGGTCTGGAACCAGACGATCACCCGCAAGCGGTGGCTCACGACCAAGCTGCTGGTCGGGGTGCCGGCCGCGATGGTGGCGGCCGGGGTGCTGAGCCTGGCGGTCACGTGGTGGGCGTCCCCGATCGACGCGCTCGCGAGCTCGGCGACCAACGGCGAAACGCTGTCCCGCATCTCGCCGGTGGTGTTCGCCGCGCGCGGCGTCGTCCCGGTCGGGTACGCGGTCTTCGCACTCGTCCTCGGTGTCGCCGTCGGGATGGTGCTGCGGCGGACCGTCGCGGCCATGGCCGTCACCCTCGTCGTGCTCGCCGCCGTGCTGCTCGCCGTCCCCCTGTACGTGCGCCCGTACCTCCTGCCCGCGGTGCAGCAGGACGTCTCGATCGGGAACTCGGCCATCAGGAACATCAGCGGGAACGGCGACGGGGTGATCGAGGAGATCGGGGTGGAGACCCCGGCCGGCGTCTGGCTGCTGGCCGACGAAACCGTGGACCCGGCCGGGAACGTCGTCACGCCGCTGCCCGACTTCGTGCAGAACTGCGTGCCGAAGCCGGGCGACCGGGGCGGCCCACCGGACCCGCGCGGCGTCGACGCCTGCATGGCCCAGCTGGACACCCGGGGCTACCACCAGCGCCTGACCTACCAGCCGGGCTCCCGGTTCTGGCCGCTGCAGTGGCTCGAACTGGCGTTGCTCCTCGCCGTGTCGGCGTTGCTCACCTGGTTCTGCTACCGGCGCATCCGCCACCTGTCCTGA
- a CDS encoding ABC transporter ATP-binding protein, which translates to MTVLRAQGLGKKYKREWALTGCTLEIEAGHVTGLVGPNGAGKSTLLNIAAGMLEPTTGTIEVCGGVPGSGPDQLAKVGYVAQNTPVYPGLSIDEHLRFGAHLNPRWDAALATKRIERLGLDPKQPAGKLSGGQRAQLALTLGLAKRPELLLLDEPVAALDPLARREFLQVLMEAVAEDGLSVVMSSHLVNDLERVCDHLVVLVASQVRVMGDVDELLATHHRLSGPLRDVETLPADQHVVSATHTDRQTTVLVRTEAPILDPVWTVGQLSLEDLVLEYMSNPAAARPALEVLR; encoded by the coding sequence GTGACCGTCCTGCGCGCCCAGGGACTGGGCAAGAAGTACAAGCGCGAGTGGGCGTTGACCGGCTGCACGCTCGAGATCGAGGCCGGCCACGTCACCGGGCTCGTCGGCCCCAACGGCGCCGGCAAGTCGACCCTGCTGAACATCGCCGCCGGCATGCTCGAGCCGACCACCGGCACGATCGAGGTGTGCGGCGGGGTGCCCGGTAGCGGGCCCGACCAGCTGGCCAAGGTCGGGTACGTCGCCCAGAACACGCCCGTCTACCCGGGCCTGTCGATCGACGAGCACCTGCGGTTCGGCGCCCACCTCAACCCGCGCTGGGACGCCGCGCTCGCGACGAAGCGGATCGAACGGCTCGGCCTGGACCCGAAACAGCCCGCGGGCAAGCTGTCCGGCGGCCAGCGCGCCCAGCTGGCGCTCACCCTCGGCCTCGCGAAGCGTCCCGAACTGCTGTTGCTCGACGAGCCGGTCGCGGCGCTCGACCCGTTGGCGCGCCGGGAGTTCCTGCAGGTCCTGATGGAGGCGGTCGCGGAGGACGGGCTGTCGGTCGTGATGTCCTCGCACCTGGTCAACGACCTCGAACGGGTCTGCGACCACCTCGTCGTGCTGGTGGCGTCCCAGGTCCGGGTGATGGGTGACGTCGACGAGCTGCTCGCCACGCACCACCGCCTGTCCGGGCCGCTGCGCGACGTCGAGACCCTGCCCGCGGACCAGCACGTCGTCTCCGCGACGCACACCGACCGCCAGACCACGGTGCTCGTCCGCACCGAAGCGCCCATTCTCGATCCCGTGTGGACGGTCGGGCAGCTCAGCCTGGAGGACCTCGTCCTCGAGTACATGAGCAACCCGGCCGCCGCCCGTCCCGCCCTGGAGGTGCTCCGATGA
- a CDS encoding GntR family transcriptional regulator: MIEFHLDARSGLSPYQQLVQQVRHALRLGLLNEGDQLPKVKDVVAGLAINPNTVLKAYRELEHDGLVSARPGVGTFVTATLGNGVSFAAIGPLRRDLNRWLSQARKAGLDEESIEALLMSTFRDSAREDIA; this comes from the coding sequence ATGATCGAATTCCACCTGGACGCCCGGTCGGGCCTGTCCCCCTACCAGCAGCTGGTCCAGCAGGTGCGGCACGCGCTGCGCCTGGGCCTGCTGAACGAGGGAGACCAGCTCCCGAAGGTCAAGGACGTGGTCGCGGGCCTCGCGATCAACCCCAACACCGTGCTGAAGGCCTACCGGGAGCTGGAGCACGACGGCCTCGTCTCGGCGCGGCCCGGCGTCGGCACGTTCGTGACGGCGACGCTCGGCAACGGCGTGTCGTTCGCGGCGATCGGGCCGCTGCGCCGCGACCTCAACCGCTGGCTCTCCCAGGCCCGCAAGGCCGGTCTCGACGAAGAGAGCATCGAGGCCCTGTTGATGTCCACGTTTCGCGACTCCGCAAGAGAGGACATAGCGTGA
- a CDS encoding MarR family winged helix-turn-helix transcriptional regulator translates to MPHDYEDLEQVVYPLMRIGQAVRRAQNKAVDPTRQAILQQAAVKQQVRPSELAAELDLYPSSITRQTRSLEDDGLIAVEADPADRRSCLISLTEAGWDEVRALTRIGLDRFADFMAGWDAEDVRTLGRLLTRLETSVDEAKRRTQRPGGRPWQQRTGGE, encoded by the coding sequence ATGCCCCACGACTACGAGGACCTCGAGCAGGTCGTCTACCCGCTGATGCGGATCGGCCAGGCGGTGCGCCGCGCGCAGAACAAGGCCGTCGATCCGACCCGGCAGGCGATCCTGCAGCAGGCGGCCGTCAAGCAGCAGGTGCGGCCGTCCGAGCTGGCCGCCGAGCTCGATCTGTACCCGTCGTCGATCACCCGGCAGACGCGGTCGCTGGAGGACGACGGCCTCATCGCGGTCGAGGCCGATCCGGCCGACCGGCGCTCCTGCCTGATCTCGCTCACCGAGGCCGGCTGGGACGAGGTCCGCGCGTTGACCCGGATCGGGCTGGACCGGTTCGCCGACTTCATGGCCGGGTGGGACGCCGAAGACGTGCGGACGCTCGGGCGCCTGCTCACCCGGCTCGAGACCTCGGTCGACGAGGCCAAGCGCCGCACCCAGCGGCCCGGTGGCCGGCCGTGGCAGCAGCGGACCGGGGGCGAGTGA
- a CDS encoding NAD(P)/FAD-dependent oxidoreductase produces MRVLIAGAGVGGLCLAQGLRAAGVRVSVFERDPDLGERDQGYRIHIDGHGGEALRRCLPEHLYRRYLATSSVPGAGRISTLGTDLTVLSTFDVGSGGEHSAVNRRTLRQILFTGLEQDVHFGHKVTGADQDEHGVRVRFADGGEVRGDVLVGADGVHSAVRVAVAPGSAPIDTGLRCVYGRTPLAALPDLPARFFDGFTAVAGGRATLALATFRARTPVFPPELTPVADYLMWAVVGAAPQEREPAALHRFAQDVVRGWHPELVRIVDHADVPATFRTPIRTSPPVPEWPAGRITVLGDAIHVMPPSGGVGANTALRDAALLAAALAGDDPLAAIAAYETEMREYATAVVRRSNQAAGVKTGENR; encoded by the coding sequence GTGCGCGTGCTGATCGCCGGGGCCGGCGTCGGCGGCCTGTGCCTCGCCCAGGGACTGCGCGCGGCGGGGGTGCGGGTGAGCGTCTTCGAGCGCGACCCGGACCTCGGCGAACGCGACCAGGGCTACCGGATCCACATCGACGGCCACGGCGGCGAAGCGCTGCGCCGCTGCCTGCCCGAGCACCTGTACCGGCGTTACCTGGCGACGTCGTCGGTGCCGGGCGCGGGCCGGATCAGCACGCTCGGCACCGACCTGACCGTGCTCTCGACGTTCGACGTCGGCAGCGGCGGCGAGCACAGTGCCGTCAACCGCCGGACCCTGCGCCAGATCCTGTTCACCGGACTCGAGCAGGACGTCCACTTCGGACACAAGGTGACCGGGGCGGACCAGGACGAGCACGGCGTGCGCGTCCGGTTCGCCGACGGCGGTGAGGTCCGCGGCGACGTGCTGGTCGGCGCCGACGGCGTGCACTCCGCGGTCCGGGTGGCGGTCGCCCCCGGCAGCGCGCCGATCGACACCGGGCTGCGCTGCGTCTACGGCCGGACGCCCCTGGCCGCGTTGCCGGACCTGCCCGCCCGGTTCTTCGACGGCTTCACCGCGGTGGCCGGCGGCCGGGCGACGCTGGCCCTCGCCACGTTCCGGGCGCGCACCCCGGTCTTCCCGCCGGAGCTGACCCCGGTGGCCGACTACCTGATGTGGGCGGTGGTCGGCGCGGCGCCGCAGGAGCGGGAACCCGCTGCGCTGCACCGGTTCGCGCAGGACGTCGTCCGGGGCTGGCACCCGGAGCTGGTGCGGATCGTGGATCACGCCGACGTGCCCGCGACGTTCCGCACGCCGATCCGGACGTCGCCACCGGTCCCCGAATGGCCGGCCGGGCGGATCACCGTGCTCGGCGACGCGATCCACGTGATGCCACCGTCGGGCGGGGTCGGCGCGAACACGGCGCTGCGGGACGCGGCGTTGCTGGCGGCGGCGCTGGCGGGCGATGATCCGCTGGCCGCGATCGCCGCGTACGAAACGGAAATGCGGGAGTACGCCACGGCCGTGGTGCGCCGCAGCAACCAGGCCGCCGGAGTGAAAACGGGGGAGAACCGATGA
- a CDS encoding VC0807 family protein — protein MKGRIRVLAPFALDLVLPIVAYWLLHTVAGLSPFWALGIGGLATMVNAIITTVRRGKLDGFGILVVIEVALSVVLLFVSDDPRVLLLKPAFYVGVAGVYALGSLFVGRPLVFEAGKPFATRGDPRVAEAYDRSWAVSEPFRTAIRAVTLVWGAGFLLDAVLRVIIVYSFAPAEITDSLLLSQVPLIAVLVAMIAYTRLRMRKVRPILLAERDRQPADRH, from the coding sequence ATGAAGGGGAGAATCCGCGTACTGGCACCGTTCGCGCTGGACCTGGTGCTGCCGATAGTGGCCTACTGGCTGCTGCACACGGTGGCCGGGCTCAGCCCGTTCTGGGCGCTGGGCATCGGCGGCCTGGCCACGATGGTGAACGCGATCATCACGACCGTGCGCCGGGGCAAGCTCGACGGCTTCGGCATCCTGGTGGTGATCGAGGTGGCGCTGTCGGTGGTCCTGCTGTTCGTCAGCGACGACCCGCGGGTGCTGCTGCTGAAGCCGGCGTTCTACGTCGGCGTGGCCGGGGTGTACGCGCTGGGCAGCCTGTTCGTGGGCCGCCCGCTGGTGTTCGAGGCCGGAAAGCCGTTCGCCACCCGGGGCGACCCGCGAGTGGCCGAGGCCTACGACCGCAGCTGGGCGGTGTCCGAGCCCTTCCGTACGGCGATCCGCGCCGTGACGCTGGTGTGGGGCGCAGGCTTCCTGCTGGACGCGGTGCTGCGGGTGATCATCGTCTACAGCTTCGCACCGGCGGAGATCACGGACTCGCTGCTGCTGTCGCAGGTGCCGTTGATCGCGGTGCTGGTGGCGATGATCGCCTACACGCGCCTGCGGATGCGCAAGGTCCGCCCGATCCTGCTGGCCGAACGCGACCGCCAGCCGGCCGATCGGCACTGA